A single Lancefieldella parvula DSM 20469 DNA region contains:
- the dcd gene encoding dCTP deaminase, whose product MVLSDRDIKAEIAAGRIVIEPLCEKNVQPASVDVCLGSNFRIFRNSTHTSIDPLVAQEGLTESIDVPEGEVFVLHPGQFALGTTLERIAIPDDILGKLEGKSTLGRLGLMIHSTAGYVDPGWDGELTLELSNVANLPIILHPGMRIGQLSFERMSSPVERPYGCENLGSHYQGQRGATPSHVLSK is encoded by the coding sequence GTGGTCCTTTCTGATCGCGACATTAAAGCCGAGATTGCTGCTGGTCGTATCGTTATTGAACCTTTATGCGAGAAAAACGTGCAGCCTGCATCGGTTGACGTATGTCTTGGTTCAAACTTTAGAATCTTTCGCAATTCTACGCATACCTCAATTGATCCGCTTGTAGCTCAAGAAGGTCTTACTGAGTCAATTGATGTTCCAGAGGGAGAAGTTTTTGTTCTTCATCCTGGTCAGTTTGCGCTTGGTACTACTCTTGAGCGTATTGCTATTCCTGACGATATTCTTGGCAAACTTGAAGGCAAGTCCACCTTAGGACGCTTGGGTCTTATGATTCATTCAACTGCAGGTTATGTTGATCCAGGTTGGGATGGAGAGCTTACGCTGGAGCTTTCTAACGTTGCTAACCTTCCGATTATTTTGCATCCTGGCATGAGGATTGGTCAGCTTTCTTTTGAGCGTATGAGTTCTCCTGTTGAGCGTCCTTATGGCTGTGAAAATCTTGGCAGTCATTATCAGGGTCAGCGCGGAGCAACTCCTTCGCATGTTCTTTCTAAGTAG
- a CDS encoding NifU family protein, giving the protein MAINRDLLNATLDVIRQSLQTDGGDVELIDVSDDGTVTLEMVGSCAGCPMSAYDMSEGIERILIEHVPGVKRVQPAML; this is encoded by the coding sequence ATGGCCATTAATCGTGACCTTTTGAATGCAACCCTTGATGTTATTCGTCAGAGCCTTCAGACTGACGGTGGTGACGTTGAACTTATTGACGTTAGCGATGACGGTACCGTTACCCTTGAGATGGTTGGTTCTTGTGCTGGCTGTCCTATGTCTGCATACGATATGTCTGAGGGCATCGAGCGTATCCTGATTGAGCACGTTCCTGGCGTTAAGCGCGTTCAGCCTGCAATGCTGTAA